A single window of Anaerolineae bacterium DNA harbors:
- the pilM gene encoding pilus assembly protein PilM produces the protein MLSKNDEISSTEKLLDAIRGNDPQPGKTLAISTLSPITSGFKSYLAGIIPSKESITVGIDIGYADIRLVKIKQLPDLKWQLLDFKRVSFNNDLSEDTPEFDDFLKSALTEFCGPLKELKIWSIMSAARADVRHFMIPKAAKKQIEKTVYWKLKKEAGFDEKETIFDFRVQDEVVEKGVSKIVVIAYTAPKREVEEAKNLFLRIGFPLTGISIAPFAIQNLLKSGWMPTSDQTVTNLHIAHSWSRIDIFFKGNLVLTRGIKTGVNSMIESLMERFNDSKKEFSLELPGKLTGEKEQPLSGGFDSGAAMNIGQAQKVLFSLNPDSPPLSEEDIGFHLKKEEILGMISPAVDRLARQVERTFKHYTTTFKVESVGKVYNSGGVHFYGPLIDYIAQKLGVDMEINDPFDSAKTPFLGAVAPPESVSSRAPFALAVGMALSDNIRTPNFIFTHKDKKNHAKITLIKQCISVAFMLLIIASVGFFGWLASSGEQKKVELARLNQQLDQYSPCVNKDLILQAATRLKKKQQGFKKYSEKLLLNAAIGELSALASSNIRLLSITVDLGSVSANKSMNVEKRLVLEGIILGESDMLETYLVAYAMRLEGSPIFSAPAVNKGAVESYGEEGDALYFTIELKLV, from the coding sequence ATGCTGTCGAAAAACGATGAAATATCTTCTACCGAAAAGTTGCTTGATGCAATTCGCGGTAATGATCCTCAACCAGGCAAGACCCTGGCTATCTCTACTCTTTCTCCGATTACCAGTGGCTTTAAATCTTATTTGGCCGGAATTATTCCTTCTAAAGAATCGATTACAGTAGGGATTGATATCGGCTATGCCGATATCAGGCTGGTTAAGATCAAACAGCTTCCCGACCTGAAATGGCAATTACTGGATTTCAAGCGTGTGTCATTTAATAACGACCTGTCTGAAGATACTCCTGAGTTCGACGATTTCCTGAAATCGGCGCTGACCGAATTTTGCGGTCCTTTGAAAGAGCTTAAAATATGGAGTATTATGTCGGCTGCCCGGGCTGATGTACGGCATTTTATGATACCTAAGGCAGCGAAAAAGCAGATTGAAAAGACAGTTTATTGGAAACTTAAAAAAGAAGCCGGCTTTGATGAAAAAGAGACCATATTTGATTTTAGAGTGCAGGATGAAGTTGTCGAAAAAGGTGTCTCCAAGATAGTAGTTATAGCTTATACCGCTCCCAAGCGAGAGGTAGAGGAAGCAAAAAATCTTTTTTTAAGGATCGGCTTTCCTCTTACCGGCATATCAATTGCTCCATTTGCAATTCAAAACCTATTAAAAAGCGGCTGGATGCCGACCTCTGATCAAACAGTCACTAATCTTCATATCGCCCATAGCTGGTCACGCATTGATATCTTTTTCAAGGGGAATCTTGTCTTAACCCGCGGCATCAAGACCGGGGTGAACAGCATGATTGAATCCCTAATGGAAAGGTTTAATGATAGCAAAAAAGAATTTTCTTTGGAATTACCTGGAAAATTAACTGGGGAAAAAGAGCAGCCTCTTTCAGGGGGTTTTGATTCAGGAGCCGCCATGAATATCGGGCAGGCTCAAAAGGTGCTTTTCAGCCTCAACCCGGATTCTCCTCCTCTGTCCGAAGAAGATATCGGCTTTCATCTCAAAAAAGAGGAAATACTTGGGATGATCAGTCCTGCTGTCGACAGATTGGCCAGACAGGTGGAAAGGACATTTAAACATTACACCACGACCTTTAAAGTTGAAAGTGTCGGAAAGGTTTACAACTCCGGAGGGGTCCATTTTTACGGCCCATTAATTGATTATATCGCTCAGAAACTGGGAGTCGATATGGAGATCAACGATCCCTTTGATTCTGCCAAAACTCCTTTTTTAGGCGCTGTGGCTCCTCCCGAGTCAGTTTCCAGCAGGGCTCCGTTTGCTCTGGCCGTGGGTATGGCTTTGTCCGACAATATCCGTACCCCTAATTTTATTTTTACACACAAAGACAAGAAGAATCATGCAAAAATTACGCTTATAAAACAGTGTATTTCTGTGGCTTTTATGCTACTTATAATTGCTTCTGTTGGATTTTTTGGGTGGCTGGCGAGTTCCGGTGAGCAGAAGAAAGTGGAATTGGCCCGGCTTAATCAGCAATTGGATCAATATAGTCCATGTGTGAATAAGGACTTAATCTTGCAGGCGGCGACCAGGCTCAAGAAGAAACAGCAGGGGTTTAAGAAATATAGCGAGAAATTACTGCTAAATGCGGCTATCGGCGAGCTGTCAGCCCTGGCTTCTTCAAACATACGTTTGCTTAGCATAACGGTTGATCTGGGAAGCGTTTCAGCAAATAAGAGCATGAATGTTGAAAAAAGATTGGTGCTGGAGGGCATTATACTTGGGGAAAGCGATATGCTTGAAACCTATTTAGTAGCATATGCTATGAGGCTGGAAGGCTCACCTATCTTCAGCGCTCCTGCGGTTAATAAAGGCGCTGTTGAATCATACGGAGAAGAAGGAGATGCCCTTTATTTTACTATAGAATTAAAACTGGTTTAA
- the pilQ gene encoding type IV pilus secretin PilQ: MKKNYNLKGVALIYKIAIRFVFSILIITIVAGCAGKKSEKKDTFFETWKIKAEQSKGFSPSARKRAVDLPKMAMEEKVKQESVVPEPEKSLPSGKISLKMREIELSVLLRTLAKAVNQNIIINEKVSGKVNINVEDASWAQVFEGILRSHGLTYAWEGDLIRILTLEDMQQDITRETQKRALERVEPLLTKVIQISFADSEDLKKNLEKFLAEKTDGKTHGSVMVDKHTNALILQATRNDIERMLPLIEELDRPISQVLIEANIVETSKDTARELGVQWGGLYKRDMGGGQTEWVTSGSNSEGVLGGALGTALNPTSGLAVDFPTDFPTLGAGMTLGYVAGKLGEHVLNVQLSALEEEGKLNILSSPSITTLDNQKAVIESGRDIPFKVTSGENIGDIEYKKATLSLKVTPHVIDDKTIKIEIKINKDEPDFINKVDGNPTIITKSAETSVILFNGQTTVIGGLSKETMSQGEYGVPWLKDIPVLGYLFKGASKSKDMEEILIFITPHILEQAIIGEE, translated from the coding sequence ATGAAAAAAAATTATAATCTTAAAGGTGTCGCTCTGATTTATAAGATCGCGATCAGGTTTGTTTTTTCTATTTTAATTATCACTATTGTTGCCGGTTGTGCCGGTAAAAAGAGTGAAAAAAAAGATACTTTCTTTGAGACGTGGAAGATAAAGGCTGAACAGTCTAAGGGCTTTTCCCCTTCGGCCAGAAAACGCGCTGTTGACCTGCCGAAAATGGCAATGGAAGAGAAAGTAAAACAAGAAAGCGTGGTGCCTGAGCCTGAAAAGTCTCTTCCTTCCGGTAAAATAAGCTTGAAAATGAGAGAGATAGAACTCTCTGTGCTTCTCAGGACTTTGGCAAAAGCAGTAAATCAGAATATTATTATCAATGAGAAAGTAAGCGGTAAAGTTAATATAAATGTTGAAGATGCTTCCTGGGCCCAGGTATTTGAAGGTATTTTGCGTTCACACGGACTTACCTATGCATGGGAAGGGGATTTGATCCGCATTTTAACCCTGGAAGATATGCAGCAGGACATAACACGGGAAACCCAGAAAAGAGCGCTGGAAAGAGTTGAGCCACTTTTGACCAAAGTCATTCAGATCAGTTTTGCTGATTCAGAAGATCTTAAAAAAAATCTGGAAAAATTTCTTGCAGAAAAGACAGATGGGAAGACTCATGGTTCTGTGATGGTTGATAAACATACCAACGCGCTTATTCTGCAGGCAACCAGGAATGATATTGAAAGAATGCTCCCATTAATTGAAGAGCTTGACAGGCCGATTTCTCAAGTCCTGATAGAGGCAAATATAGTTGAGACAAGCAAGGATACAGCCAGAGAGCTTGGGGTTCAATGGGGGGGATTATATAAACGCGATATGGGCGGCGGTCAAACCGAATGGGTTACTTCCGGTTCAAACTCAGAGGGGGTTTTAGGGGGCGCTTTAGGCACCGCATTAAATCCGACTTCAGGTCTTGCCGTTGATTTTCCGACAGATTTTCCGACACTGGGAGCAGGTATGACTTTGGGTTATGTAGCTGGAAAATTAGGCGAACATGTCCTTAATGTCCAGCTTTCCGCTTTAGAGGAAGAAGGTAAACTAAATATCCTGTCAAGTCCTTCCATTACAACGCTTGATAATCAGAAAGCTGTAATAGAAAGCGGCAGGGATATCCCTTTTAAGGTTACATCGGGTGAAAATATAGGCGATATAGAGTATAAAAAAGCGACACTCAGCTTGAAAGTTACACCGCATGTTATTGACGATAAAACTATTAAAATAGAAATCAAAATAAATAAAGATGAGCCTGATTTTATCAATAAAGTAGATGGCAATCCAACAATTATAACTAAAAGCGCTGAAACTTCTGTTATACTATTTAACGGACAAACCACAGTTATCGGGGGCCTAAGCAAGGAAACAATGAGCCAGGGCGAATATGGAGTTCCATGGCTAAAAGACATCCCTGTATTGGGATATCTTTTCAAAGGTGCGTCTAAGAGTAAGGATATGGAAGAAATACTGATATTTATTACCCCGCATATTCTTGAACAGGCAATAATCGGTGAGGAGTAG
- a CDS encoding AAA family ATPase translates to MDYFSILNLKKEPFSNSPDPEFFFQSWQHLACLQKLELSVRLRRGLNVVIGDVGTGKTTLCRQIIRRFAAEEATETHLILDPNFNNPHEFLNTFAEMLGAAELASNADERRIKELIKQYLFRKGVDEDKRVVLIIDEGQKIPLFCLEILREFLNYETNEYKLLQIVIFAQKEFQHILKEHANFADRINIRLFLGPLSFRESRLMIKFRLDKAASGGNKISVMFSYPALWAIYRATGGYPRKIINLCHQIILTLIIQNRFRVSRSLVRACAKRIPHEQSRRWQWAAAAALSCLIAAVLILNPKPERLKADIPTNLSASNSVRPLVPQPHLLAGATHLAAHESVNKVKPEVFAEAKNFPEVLGQIRVNSGETVLAIVYKVYGLPDSDCLDRILSSLAPLNPEIKDLNGIVVGDVINFPAVPAQDNPLAIGWWVQLAMKDTLEEAYEFTRLYADSAFSLRMLPYRNSREGRKFAVLLRNCFANEESARDSLDMLPAVLFSGAKIVTGWDDDTLFFSNVPKRKYSTNLKDKI, encoded by the coding sequence ATGGATTACTTCAGCATCCTAAATTTAAAGAAGGAACCCTTTTCCAACTCACCTGATCCTGAGTTTTTTTTTCAGTCATGGCAGCACCTTGCATGTTTGCAAAAATTAGAACTTTCTGTACGCCTGCGAAGGGGTTTAAATGTGGTTATCGGTGATGTGGGAACAGGGAAAACCACGCTCTGCCGCCAGATTATCCGCAGATTTGCCGCTGAAGAAGCAACTGAAACCCATCTTATACTGGATCCTAATTTTAACAACCCTCATGAATTTTTGAATACATTCGCTGAAATGTTAGGAGCTGCTGAACTTGCAAGCAATGCCGATGAGCGGCGGATAAAAGAGCTTATAAAGCAGTATCTCTTTCGCAAAGGCGTGGATGAGGACAAGAGGGTTGTTCTGATTATTGACGAAGGACAGAAAATACCTCTCTTTTGTCTCGAAATTCTCCGTGAATTTCTTAATTATGAAACCAATGAATATAAGTTGCTGCAAATAGTTATTTTTGCGCAAAAAGAATTTCAGCACATATTGAAAGAGCATGCAAATTTTGCCGACAGGATAAATATCCGTCTCTTTTTGGGTCCGCTGAGCTTCCGCGAAAGCAGGTTGATGATAAAATTTCGCCTGGACAAAGCAGCAAGTGGCGGCAACAAAATTTCGGTTATGTTCAGTTATCCGGCTTTGTGGGCTATATACAGGGCTACCGGTGGTTATCCCAGAAAAATAATAAATTTATGTCATCAGATTATACTTACGCTGATTATTCAGAACAGGTTCAGGGTAAGCCGCTCCCTTGTACGTGCATGTGCTAAGAGAATTCCTCATGAGCAGTCAAGAAGATGGCAGTGGGCTGCGGCTGCTGCCTTAAGCTGCCTGATAGCCGCGGTATTGATATTGAATCCAAAGCCTGAGCGACTAAAAGCAGATATCCCAACCAACTTATCCGCATCAAATTCCGTCCGTCCTTTGGTGCCTCAACCGCATCTTTTGGCAGGCGCTACTCATCTTGCAGCGCATGAGAGCGTAAATAAAGTCAAGCCGGAAGTGTTTGCAGAGGCAAAAAACTTTCCTGAAGTATTGGGGCAGATAAGAGTAAACAGCGGGGAAACAGTTTTGGCGATAGTTTATAAGGTGTATGGTCTTCCGGATTCTGATTGCCTGGACAGGATACTGTCATCCCTGGCCCCGCTTAACCCGGAGATTAAAGATCTTAATGGTATAGTTGTTGGAGATGTGATCAATTTTCCAGCTGTTCCTGCGCAGGATAATCCTTTGGCAATCGGCTGGTGGGTGCAACTGGCCATGAAAGACACGCTTGAAGAGGCCTATGAATTTACAAGGTTATATGCTGATTCGGCGTTTTCTCTCAGGATGCTCCCTTACAGGAATAGCCGGGAGGGCAGGAAATTTGCTGTTCTTCTCAGGAATTGTTTCGCTAATGAAGAATCAGC